A window of Candidatus Omnitrophota bacterium contains these coding sequences:
- a CDS encoding PfkB family carbohydrate kinase: MPTSKKILSFIEAKNVFGKLRKRGKKIVQCHGTFDLIHPGHIVHFEEARALGDVLVVTVTGEKYVNKGPGRPYFNDALRAKSLAALQCVDYVVVVPFPAAVEAIEQVCPHIYCKGREYKNPETDVSGNINDDVKTVERLGGRVSYVGSVVFSSTRLLNKHFEVHPQGIKDFCKKLEKKCPPNDFRKIVEGFKDIRVLVIGDIIFDHYSTVKVQGLTSKNRIISARLIRHEMQAGGALAVFRHVRQFTPHVKLISLVGREPWVNGLLSDYVSRKEDGIIRHKDFITIIKQRFVEPINEGKELSKLFSVNMISQRHPEEDIQKKIYDKISGCIEDYDLVMMMDFGHGLGAESIRKLVQERSRFLALNCQTNSNNHGFNLIDRQYYRADSFSLDETELSLACGKRDMQYNEELLKLHDKLGARYSWLTRGATDTIGIKTGEPECICAPLETSIVDTIGAGDAFSSLASLAAVKGLPIDVATFMGQLAGAQAVRIVGNAESVNKNKFLKGGMSLLSF; this comes from the coding sequence ATGCCTACTTCAAAAAAAATACTCAGTTTCATCGAGGCAAAGAACGTCTTTGGAAAATTGAGGAAAAGAGGTAAAAAGATAGTCCAGTGCCACGGGACTTTTGACCTGATCCATCCCGGCCACATAGTCCATTTTGAGGAAGCCAGGGCGCTGGGAGATGTCCTGGTCGTGACCGTTACCGGAGAAAAATATGTCAATAAAGGCCCAGGGAGGCCGTATTTCAATGACGCGCTCAGGGCGAAATCTTTGGCGGCATTGCAGTGTGTCGATTATGTGGTGGTCGTTCCTTTTCCAGCCGCGGTAGAGGCCATAGAACAGGTCTGTCCGCACATATACTGTAAAGGCAGGGAATACAAAAATCCGGAAACAGATGTAAGCGGAAATATCAACGATGATGTCAAAACTGTCGAAAGATTAGGCGGCCGGGTATCTTATGTAGGCTCGGTAGTTTTTAGCTCTACCAGGTTATTGAATAAACATTTCGAAGTTCATCCGCAGGGGATAAAGGATTTTTGTAAAAAATTGGAAAAAAAGTGCCCGCCGAATGATTTCAGGAAAATAGTCGAAGGATTCAAGGATATAAGAGTCCTGGTTATAGGCGACATTATCTTTGATCATTATTCCACCGTCAAGGTACAGGGTCTGACCTCCAAGAATCGTATTATCTCGGCTAGGCTTATCAGGCACGAGATGCAGGCCGGTGGCGCCCTGGCCGTCTTCCGTCATGTCAGGCAGTTTACGCCGCATGTTAAACTTATAAGCCTGGTGGGGCGGGAACCGTGGGTCAACGGCCTTTTGTCCGATTATGTCAGCCGTAAAGAAGACGGAATAATCCGCCATAAAGATTTTATCACTATCATAAAACAGCGTTTCGTGGAGCCGATTAACGAAGGTAAAGAGTTGTCCAAGCTGTTCTCGGTGAATATGATAAGCCAAAGGCATCCCGAAGAGGATATCCAAAAAAAGATTTATGACAAGATAAGCGGATGCATAGAGGATTATGACCTGGTAATGATGATGGATTTCGGCCATGGGTTGGGCGCGGAATCCATCAGGAAACTCGTGCAGGAGAGGTCCCGTTTCCTTGCCTTGAACTGCCAGACAAACAGCAATAACCACGGCTTTAACCTTATCGACAGGCAATATTATCGCGCGGATTCTTTTTCTCTTGATGAGACCGAACTTAGTCTGGCCTGTGGAAAACGCGATATGCAATATAACGAGGAGCTCCTGAAACTACATGATAAACTTGGCGCGCGCTATAGCTGGCTTACGCGCGGCGCTACAGATACTATCGGCATTAAGACGGGCGAACCGGAATGCATCTGCGCGCCGCTTGAGACTTCGATAGTCGATACCATCGGCGCGGGCGACGCGTTTTCTTCGCTGGCCTCTCTTGCCGCGGTAAAAGGATTACCGATAGATGTCGCCACTTTTATGGGACAGCTTGCCGGAGCTCAGGCAGTGCGCATAGTAGGGAATGCCGAATCTGTCAATAAGAACAAATTTCTTAAGGGTGGGATGAGTTTATTGAGTTTTTAG
- a CDS encoding GDP-mannose 4,6-dehydratase, which yields MNEKITVIGSNSFSGSHFVSHCLSEGLQVLGISRSSEPIDAFLPYKWKKAGRLGQQFKFERFDINRDPGAIADAIKEFRPDYVVNFAAQSMVAQSWRHPEHWYQTNVIGNVKLHDRLRHFDFLKKYVHVSTPEVYGNCSGKITESAQFNPSTPYAVSRAACDLHLITFLRQYNFPVVFTRAANVYGPGQQLYRIIPRTILYIMLKRKIPLHGGGNSVRSFIHIKDVADATLKIARKAAPGGSFHISTDTHLSIRQLVEMICGMMKVDFKDAVEIVDERPGKDAAYILDSAKLREELGWGDNIGLKDGIQETIDWVSCNLDALKSQPLEYIHKE from the coding sequence ATGAATGAAAAAATAACGGTAATAGGAAGTAATTCTTTTTCAGGTTCACATTTTGTATCGCATTGCCTGTCCGAGGGTTTACAGGTGCTGGGTATAAGCCGGTCCAGCGAGCCTATAGACGCGTTTTTGCCGTACAAATGGAAGAAAGCAGGCAGACTGGGACAGCAGTTCAAATTCGAACGGTTCGATATAAACAGGGATCCCGGGGCTATAGCTGATGCCATCAAGGAGTTTCGCCCTGATTATGTCGTGAACTTTGCCGCGCAGAGCATGGTCGCTCAAAGCTGGAGGCATCCTGAGCATTGGTATCAGACTAACGTGATAGGGAATGTGAAATTGCACGATAGATTAAGGCATTTTGATTTTTTAAAGAAATATGTCCACGTTTCTACGCCGGAAGTGTATGGTAATTGCAGTGGAAAGATAACAGAGTCGGCCCAGTTTAATCCCAGCACGCCTTACGCGGTTTCTAGGGCTGCCTGCGACCTGCACCTTATCACTTTTTTAAGGCAATATAATTTTCCAGTTGTTTTTACCCGGGCCGCCAATGTTTACGGCCCCGGTCAACAGCTTTACAGGATCATCCCGCGCACGATCCTTTACATAATGCTTAAAAGAAAGATACCTCTTCATGGAGGAGGGAATTCGGTGCGTTCGTTCATCCACATTAAAGATGTGGCGGACGCTACCCTTAAGATCGCCAGGAAAGCCGCGCCCGGCGGCAGTTTTCATATCTCTACCGATACCCATCTATCGATCCGGCAGTTGGTAGAGATGATCTGCGGGATGATGAAGGTGGATTTCAAGGATGCCGTGGAAATAGTTGATGAACGGCCGGGCAAAGACGCGGCGTATATCCTGGACAGCGCTAAATTGCGCGAGGAACTGGGATGGGGCGACAATATTGGGTTGAAAGACGGGATACAGGAAACCATAGACTGGGTTTCCTGTAATCTGGATGCGTTGAAATCACAGCCATTAGAGTATATCCATAAAGAATGA